A genomic segment from Desulfuromonadales bacterium encodes:
- a CDS encoding type IV pilus twitching motility protein PilT: MELNDILSVALKARASDIHLKAGLPPIFRIDGALRPLPKAPRIGPDLTEKIAHDIMSERQRLRFAEVHEVDLAYGVPGLGRFRVNAFSQRGSISLVFRAIPIEIKGVDELLLPPVLKKLALEERGLVLVTGATGSGKSTTLAALIDYINTNRTAHVVTIEDPIEYLHRDKKSIINQREVGFDTEGFEIALKSALRQDPDVILVGEMRDYETIETALLAAETGHLVLSTVHTIDATETINRIVSVFPPHQQRQIRLQLSAVLKGIVSQRLVPRADGKGRVPAIEVMVSTARTRELIDDKDKTKQLREAIQQGFTAYGMQTFDQSLMGLLKRQLITFDEALRQSSNPDDFKLKFSGISSTSDLSWDAFEKEGSPEKEEQAVIERF, translated from the coding sequence ATGGAGCTCAACGACATCCTCTCGGTTGCCCTCAAGGCCCGGGCTTCGGACATTCATCTCAAAGCCGGGCTGCCGCCGATCTTCCGCATCGACGGCGCCCTGCGCCCCCTGCCCAAGGCGCCGCGCATCGGTCCGGACCTCACCGAGAAGATCGCCCACGACATCATGAGCGAGCGGCAGCGGCTGCGCTTCGCCGAGGTCCATGAGGTCGACCTGGCCTACGGGGTCCCCGGTCTGGGCCGCTTCCGCGTCAATGCCTTCTCGCAGCGCGGCTCGATCTCCCTGGTCTTTCGGGCCATCCCCATCGAGATCAAGGGGGTCGACGAACTGCTGCTGCCGCCGGTCCTGAAAAAGCTGGCCCTGGAGGAGCGCGGCCTGGTCCTGGTCACCGGCGCGACCGGCTCCGGAAAGTCGACCACGCTGGCGGCGTTGATCGATTACATCAACACCAACCGGACCGCCCATGTCGTCACCATCGAGGACCCGATCGAATACCTGCACCGCGACAAGAAGAGCATCATCAACCAGCGGGAGGTCGGATTCGACACCGAAGGATTCGAAATCGCCCTGAAGAGCGCTCTGCGCCAGGACCCCGACGTCATCCTGGTCGGCGAGATGCGCGACTACGAGACGATCGAGACCGCCCTGCTCGCTGCCGAAACCGGCCATCTGGTCCTTTCCACCGTGCACACCATCGACGCCACGGAAACCATCAACCGCATCGTTTCGGTCTTCCCCCCTCACCAGCAGCGGCAGATCCGGCTGCAGCTCTCCGCCGTCCTCAAGGGGATCGTCTCCCAGCGCCTCGTCCCCCGCGCCGATGGCAAAGGGAGGGTCCCGGCCATCGAGGTCATGGTCTCCACCGCCCGCACCCGGGAATTGATCGACGACAAGGATAAGACCAAACAGCTGCGCGAAGCGATCCAGCAGGGCTTCACCGCCTACGGCATGCAGACCTTCGACCAGTCCCTGATGGGACTGCTCAAACGCCAGCTCATCACCTTCGACGAAGCCCTGCGCCAGTCCTCCAACCCCGACGACTTCAAGCTCAAGTTCTCGGGGATCTCCTCCACCTCCGACCTCAGCTGGGACGCCTTTGAAAAGGAGGGGTCGCCGGAAAAAGAGGAGCAGGCCGTCATTGAGCGATTCTGA
- a CDS encoding regulatory protein RecX produces MSDSDALAAALRLLARRGRSESELAGRLRQKGFSEAAITSVMARCRQLGYLDDTRFARERARELMRGGRAVGRRVLVDLQQRGIAEATALAAVEEAAQEFGEDALLADLRRRRFPDFAWPAADDRQRQRVVNFFLRRGFSLPRVLSFLRER; encoded by the coding sequence TTGAGCGATTCTGATGCCCTGGCGGCGGCACTGCGCCTGCTGGCGAGGCGCGGACGCAGCGAAAGCGAACTTGCCGGCAGGCTGCGGCAGAAAGGTTTCAGCGAAGCGGCCATCACCAGCGTCATGGCCCGCTGCCGCCAACTGGGCTACCTGGACGACACCCGCTTCGCCCGGGAACGGGCCCGGGAGCTGATGCGGGGCGGACGCGCCGTCGGCCGCCGCGTCCTGGTCGACCTCCAGCAGCGGGGGATTGCCGAAGCCACGGCCCTCGCGGCCGTCGAAGAGGCCGCGCAGGAATTCGGCGAAGATGCCCTGCTGGCCGATCTGCGGCGGCGCCGCTTCCCCGATTTTGCCTGGCCGGCGGCCGACGACCGGCAGCGGCAGCGAGTCGTCAACTTTTTCCTGCGCCGGGGATTTTCCCTCCCCCGGGTGCTGTCATTTTTACGCGAGAGGTAG
- the alaS gene encoding alanine--tRNA ligase, with protein sequence MITGNELRSRFLQFFEERGHSVVPSSSLIPHNDPTLLFTNAGMNQFKDLFLGREKRAYVRACSSQKCVRAGGKHNDLENVGRTARHHTFFEMLGNFSFGDYFKKEAIAFAWDFLTRELGLDKDRLYVTVFTDDDEAADIWHRQEGVPRERIFRFGEKDNFWSMGDTGPCGPCTEIFWDNGPEVGCGKPDCAVGCDCDRYMEIWNNVFMQYDRSADGTLTPLPKPSVDTGMGLERICTVMQGVKSNYDTDLLRGIIAFTEQLAGKRYGASANDDVSLRVIADHSRATAFLIGDGVLPSNEGRGYVLRRIMRRAARHAKMLGFTEPVLHRTARYVTEAMAGAYPELAERADYVAKVVKNEEERFIQTLDNGLRILNEAVEKLKKRGETVLPGEVIFRLYDTFGFPTDLTADIVSAEGISLDEAGFEVCMERQRQKAREHWKGSGEEAVAAVYRQLAEDGLHCEFTGYGSLTDYGTILALLKEGQPVLEAHAGDRVEIITSTTPFYGESGGQAGDRGEISTGSAHIRVLETKKPLSGITVHLGEVVAGAVRKGEAADLKVDGAQRQATALNHTATHILQAVLVETLGDHVKQAGSLVTPERLRFDFTHFSPLSTEEIDRVEAEVNRRIRDNQQVETREMATEQAVAAGATALFGEKYGESVRVVQVGDFSMELCGGTHVRAAGDIGLFKIVQETGIAAGVRRIEAATGARALEFVRQEEQTLERLAGLVKSDRQQLENRLQRLLERQKELEREVDALQSRLNSGRSSKLLEQAREVAGTRLLTARVDGLDGKALRELADQLRDRLGSGIIVLGSEAEGKASLLVAVTGDLTGRFQAGQLIRPLAELVGGKGGGRPELAQAGGTRPEGLDQSLAAAENLIAGTPLH encoded by the coding sequence ATGATTACCGGCAACGAACTCCGCAGTCGCTTCCTGCAATTCTTCGAGGAGCGGGGGCACTCCGTCGTCCCCTCCTCTTCGCTGATCCCCCACAATGACCCTACCCTGCTCTTCACCAACGCCGGGATGAACCAGTTCAAGGACCTCTTCCTCGGCCGGGAAAAACGCGCCTACGTACGCGCCTGCTCCTCCCAGAAGTGCGTCCGGGCCGGCGGCAAGCACAACGATCTGGAAAACGTCGGCCGCACCGCCCGCCACCACACCTTTTTCGAGATGCTGGGCAACTTCTCCTTCGGCGATTACTTCAAGAAAGAGGCGATCGCCTTCGCCTGGGATTTCCTCACCCGGGAACTCGGGCTGGACAAGGACCGCCTTTACGTCACGGTCTTCACCGATGACGACGAGGCCGCCGACATCTGGCATCGCCAGGAAGGCGTGCCGCGCGAACGGATCTTCCGCTTCGGCGAAAAGGACAACTTTTGGTCGATGGGCGATACCGGCCCCTGCGGGCCGTGCACCGAAATCTTCTGGGACAACGGTCCCGAAGTCGGCTGCGGCAAACCGGATTGCGCCGTCGGCTGCGACTGCGACCGCTACATGGAGATCTGGAACAACGTCTTCATGCAGTATGACCGCAGCGCCGACGGCACCCTGACGCCGCTGCCCAAACCTTCGGTCGACACCGGCATGGGGCTGGAGCGGATCTGCACGGTCATGCAGGGGGTGAAATCCAACTACGACACCGATCTGCTGCGCGGCATCATCGCTTTCACCGAGCAGCTCGCCGGCAAACGCTATGGCGCCAGCGCCAACGACGACGTTTCGCTGCGGGTCATCGCCGACCACAGCCGGGCCACCGCCTTTCTCATCGGCGACGGCGTGCTGCCGAGCAACGAGGGGCGCGGCTACGTGCTGCGGCGCATCATGCGCCGGGCCGCCCGCCATGCCAAGATGCTCGGCTTCACCGAACCGGTGCTGCACCGCACCGCCCGCTACGTCACCGAGGCGATGGCCGGGGCCTACCCCGAGCTGGCCGAGCGCGCCGACTACGTGGCCAAGGTGGTCAAAAACGAGGAGGAGCGTTTCATCCAGACCCTCGACAACGGCCTGCGCATCCTCAACGAGGCGGTTGAAAAGCTGAAAAAAAGGGGAGAGACGGTGCTGCCCGGCGAGGTCATCTTTCGCCTCTACGACACCTTCGGCTTCCCCACCGACCTTACCGCCGACATCGTCAGCGCCGAGGGGATCAGCCTCGACGAGGCGGGCTTCGAGGTCTGCATGGAAAGGCAGCGGCAAAAGGCGCGGGAGCACTGGAAGGGCTCCGGCGAGGAGGCGGTGGCCGCCGTCTACCGGCAACTGGCAGAGGACGGTCTGCACTGCGAATTCACCGGTTACGGCTCGCTGACCGACTACGGCACGATCCTGGCCCTGCTCAAGGAAGGCCAGCCGGTGCTGGAGGCTCACGCGGGCGATCGGGTCGAAATCATCACCTCGACAACCCCCTTCTACGGCGAATCGGGTGGGCAGGCCGGCGACCGCGGCGAGATCAGCACCGGTTCGGCCCACATCCGGGTGCTGGAGACGAAGAAGCCTCTCTCCGGCATCACCGTTCATCTCGGCGAGGTCGTCGCCGGCGCCGTGCGCAAGGGCGAAGCGGCCGACCTGAAGGTGGACGGTGCTCAGCGTCAGGCGACCGCCCTCAACCATACCGCTACCCACATCCTGCAGGCGGTGCTGGTGGAGACCCTCGGCGACCACGTCAAGCAGGCCGGCTCGCTGGTTACCCCCGAGCGGCTGCGCTTCGACTTCACCCACTTCTCGCCCCTTTCGACCGAGGAGATCGACCGGGTCGAGGCGGAGGTGAACCGCCGCATCCGCGACAACCAGCAGGTCGAGACCCGGGAGATGGCGACCGAGCAGGCAGTGGCCGCCGGCGCCACCGCGCTCTTCGGTGAGAAATACGGCGAGTCAGTACGGGTGGTGCAGGTCGGCGACTTCAGCATGGAACTCTGCGGCGGCACCCACGTGCGGGCGGCCGGTGATATCGGCCTGTTCAAGATCGTCCAGGAAACCGGCATCGCCGCCGGCGTCCGCCGCATCGAGGCAGCGACCGGTGCCCGGGCGCTGGAGTTCGTCCGTCAGGAGGAGCAGACCCTGGAACGGCTCGCCGGCCTGGTGAAAAGCGACCGCCAGCAGCTGGAGAACCGCCTGCAGAGGCTGCTCGAACGCCAGAAGGAACTTGAACGTGAAGTCGATGCCCTGCAGTCCCGCCTCAACTCCGGCCGCTCCTCGAAACTGCTGGAGCAGGCCAGAGAAGTTGCCGGTACGCGGCTGCTGACGGCCCGGGTCGACGGCCTGGACGGCAAGGCGTTGCGGGAGCTGGCGGACCAGCTGCGCGACCGGCTCGGCTCGGGCATTATCGTCCTCGGCAGCGAGGCGGAGGGCAAGGCGAGTCTGCTGGTGGCGGTGACCGGCGACCTGACCGGCCGCTTTCAGGCCGGACAGCTCATCCGCCCCCTGGCTGAGCTGGTCGGCGGCAAGGGAGGGGGCCGCCCCGAACTCGCCCAGGCCGGCGGCACTCGGCCCGAGGGCCTTGACCAGTCGCTGGCCGCTGCGGAAAATCTCATCGCCGGCACGCCGCTCCATTAA
- a CDS encoding response regulator: MSGRCLLIVDDEEVIRELCAKALRGYRILQAADGGEALRVLEQETVDVVLTDVMMPQMNGLDLLKTVKEREPNQVVVVMTGYADKEIVLRALKADADDFISKPINLLQLKTTIDKALEKRALKEELVQLKRMDRLKSDFLGLISHKLKTPTTAISLFIQNLGQGIGDPADPAFQKTLALILEESQYLNYLIQDLLYYSEVILQEGPPRLGPVNPGELAAAVVKELQRSCQNKGLTLESSLSDALPAMNLDRQRIAFALRALLENAIKFTPPGGTIFLAAQAQEESIRLVVHDTGPGIAREELPKVFEKFYQVDPARTGQVRGFGLGLYYARQFAQSHGGNILIECPPGGGTVATLLLPR, translated from the coding sequence GTGAGCGGTCGCTGTCTCCTCATCGTCGACGATGAGGAGGTCATCCGCGAGCTGTGTGCCAAGGCGCTGCGCGGTTACCGGATTCTCCAGGCGGCCGACGGCGGCGAAGCGCTCAGGGTCCTCGAGCAGGAAACGGTCGATGTCGTCCTTACCGATGTCATGATGCCGCAGATGAACGGCCTCGACCTGCTGAAAACGGTCAAGGAGCGGGAACCGAACCAGGTGGTTGTCGTCATGACCGGCTATGCCGACAAGGAGATCGTTCTGCGGGCGCTCAAGGCCGACGCCGACGACTTCATCAGTAAGCCGATCAACCTGCTGCAGCTCAAGACCACCATCGACAAGGCATTGGAGAAGAGAGCCCTCAAGGAAGAACTGGTCCAACTCAAGCGCATGGACCGGTTGAAGTCCGACTTTCTCGGCCTGATTTCGCACAAACTCAAGACCCCCACCACTGCCATCTCCCTTTTCATCCAGAATCTGGGGCAAGGCATCGGCGACCCGGCCGATCCCGCCTTCCAGAAAACCCTCGCCCTGATCCTCGAGGAGTCGCAGTACCTGAACTACCTGATCCAGGACCTGCTCTACTACAGTGAAGTCATCCTGCAGGAAGGTCCTCCCCGGCTCGGTCCGGTCAATCCCGGCGAACTGGCGGCTGCCGTTGTCAAGGAACTGCAGAGGTCCTGCCAGAACAAGGGGCTCACCCTGGAGAGTTCCTTGAGCGACGCCCTGCCCGCCATGAACCTCGACCGGCAGCGCATCGCCTTTGCCCTGCGGGCGCTGCTGGAGAACGCCATCAAGTTCACCCCTCCGGGAGGCACCATCTTCCTCGCCGCGCAAGCCCAAGAGGAATCGATACGGCTGGTGGTGCACGACACCGGCCCGGGCATCGCCAGGGAGGAGTTGCCCAAGGTGTTCGAAAAATTCTACCAGGTCGATCCGGCCCGCACCGGCCAGGTACGCGGCTTCGGTCTCGGCCTCTACTATGCCCGCCAGTTCGCCCAGAGCCACGGCGGCAATATCCTGATCGAGTGCCCCCCAGGCGGGGGGACCGTTGCGACGCTGCTCCTGCCCCGGTAA
- the hslV gene encoding ATP-dependent protease subunit HslV, protein MFRGTTIVCIRKNGEVAIAGDGQVTMGNTVMKHGARKIRRMFDNRIIAGFAGSTADAFTLFEKFDAKLQEFRGNLTRAAVALAKDWRTDRILRQLEALLIVADAETTLVISGAGDVIEPDDGVAAIGSGGPFALAAARALLAHSELSARQTAEESLRIAAGICIYTNDQILVEALP, encoded by the coding sequence ATGTTTCGCGGAACCACCATTGTCTGCATCCGGAAAAACGGCGAAGTCGCCATCGCCGGCGACGGCCAGGTGACCATGGGCAACACGGTCATGAAACATGGCGCCCGCAAGATTCGTCGCATGTTCGACAACCGGATCATTGCCGGTTTTGCCGGCAGCACGGCCGATGCGTTCACCCTCTTCGAGAAGTTCGACGCCAAGCTGCAGGAGTTTCGCGGCAACCTCACCCGGGCTGCCGTCGCCCTGGCCAAGGACTGGCGCACCGACCGCATCCTGCGCCAGCTCGAGGCATTGCTGATCGTCGCCGATGCCGAGACGACCCTGGTCATCTCCGGCGCCGGGGACGTGATCGAGCCCGACGACGGCGTCGCCGCCATCGGCTCCGGCGGCCCCTTCGCCCTGGCCGCGGCGCGCGCCCTGCTGGCCCACTCGGAGCTTTCGGCCCGGCAGACGGCCGAGGAGTCGCTGCGCATCGCCGCCGGCATCTGCATCTATACCAACGACCAGATTCTGGTGGAGGCCCTGCCGTGA